Genomic window (Thermodesulfovibrionales bacterium):
TCTCGTGGTCGGATTTGCATCAGCCGTTATGGCAGCGGGCTGGGATTCCTGCAAGGGCTGCCACACGGACTCGGGAAAGCCGGCGCCCTCGAAGGCAGACCTGACGAAGAAATACAAGACTTCTGCTGACTTGATAAAGGCGGCTAAGGCCTCGAAGAGCCCGATGATGAATAACTTCAAGAAAGATGACGTACTTAAGGAAGCAGCAAAGGATCTCGGACTGAAATAAGGTTTTTTCGAGAAAGGGATGGACTGCTTTTCCATCCCTTTTTTACGCGGGAGATAAGGCATGGTTCCGATAAAGACTGCGGGAGGAGAAGCAAAGGCCTGGTCCATCATTTCGACCCTTGAACCGTCGAGAATAGCGAGCGAGGCGGGGGTCCTCTATGACAGCGGGTCCGGGATATATACGCTGAAGTCCTTCGGTCTGGATTTTTCCATCTCTCCACTGGAGAAGAAGATTTCTTGCGTGTCGTCTGCCGGCGACTTCTTTCTCGGCAAGCTCAAGGATTTTTTCAGGCTCTCCGTGCTCTGGTATCTCACGAATGCCAAGGACATCCCCCTCTCCGGAAGGCTGATAAGGCCTATCGATGTGAAAGGCGGGCACCGCTTCTTTACCGGAACCCATCTCCTCCCTCTCGACAAGATCGCGGAGAAATACGGGAAGGACAGAGACGGCTTTATAAGGAAAGGGAGAGAATTCGGCGGGGAGCCCTTTCATTACGGTGATGTCTCTATCAAACTCCTTCCCTTCCCGAGAGTCCCGGTCTATGTGATTTTATGGCTCGAAGACGCGGAATTCCCCTCACGGGTCGACCTGCTCTTTGACTCGACCTGCGAGTTTCATATACCGTTATCCGATATCGTTTGGGCGACTTCGATGATGAGCGTCTTATCGATGCTCCTGGAAGGATAGCAGACATATCATGAAAGGAGGTTTCATGAGATACGTAAGAACATTTTTTGTGATGGTTTTCGTGGCCGTATTCAGTCTGTCCGGCTATGCCGAGATGAAGGACAAAAAATTTACGAAAGAGGAGATCAAGAAGATGGCAGAGACAAAGGCGATCATAGAGACGAAGTTCGGAAACATCGAACTCACCTTCTTCCCCGATGTCGCACCGAATCATGTGAACAATTTTATTGAGCTCGCGAAAAAGGGGTTCTATGACGGGACAACCTTCCATAGGGTCATCCCCGGTTTCATGATACAGGGAGGCGACCCGAACTCCAAAGACCCCGACAAATCGAAACACGGCACGGGAGGCCCCGGATATACCGTCAAGGCGGAGTTTAACGACAAACACCATAAGAGGGGGACCCTCTCTATGGCGAGGGCTGCAAGCCCCGACAGCGCGGGCTCTCAGTTCTTCATCTGTGTCAAGGACGCACCGTTTCTCGACAAGCAATACACCGTCTTCGGGGAGGTCGTTTCGGGGATGGACGTGGCGGATAAGATCGTGAACCAACCGAGGGACGCCAGGGACAACCCCAACGAGCGAGTCGAGATGAAGGTGAAGATCGTCGAAAAATAAAGACGCCTTCTCGTAGTCCTGACCTGTCTCTGTGAGGAGTATTCCGTCTGCTGTCTTAGTGAGCGCTTATGGTGTACCGGCAGTGATAGTCACGTTGCTGTCATATTGCAGGGGAAGCATGTGCGAACTTCCACCATCCACGAAACTGAGCGCGATGTAACCGATCGCTGGTAGACCGGCTGAGGTGAATGTATGGTTGTTGGCAGATACTGTTGTCTTGTGTTCTGGA
Coding sequences:
- a CDS encoding DUF3786 domain-containing protein, translating into MVPIKTAGGEAKAWSIISTLEPSRIASEAGVLYDSGSGIYTLKSFGLDFSISPLEKKISCVSSAGDFFLGKLKDFFRLSVLWYLTNAKDIPLSGRLIRPIDVKGGHRFFTGTHLLPLDKIAEKYGKDRDGFIRKGREFGGEPFHYGDVSIKLLPFPRVPVYVILWLEDAEFPSRVDLLFDSTCEFHIPLSDIVWATSMMSVLSMLLEG
- a CDS encoding peptidylprolyl isomerase, which encodes MRYVRTFFVMVFVAVFSLSGYAEMKDKKFTKEEIKKMAETKAIIETKFGNIELTFFPDVAPNHVNNFIELAKKGFYDGTTFHRVIPGFMIQGGDPNSKDPDKSKHGTGGPGYTVKAEFNDKHHKRGTLSMARAASPDSAGSQFFICVKDAPFLDKQYTVFGEVVSGMDVADKIVNQPRDARDNPNERVEMKVKIVEK